In one window of Spartinivicinus marinus DNA:
- the sctN gene encoding type III secretion system ATPase SctN, with product MSSQRLFAEQFSEGLKKTIAEASLIKTHGKVTHVTGTIIRAHMANVKVGELCTLYCPSTNQRQLAEVVGFEHQQALLTPLGELAGISSNTQVIATGKMLEVAVGDHLLGQVLNGLGQPLQTDTLNPATQDNTNAVYYPILADAPAPLDRQLINTPLSLGVRALDGLLTCGAGQRLGIFAAAGGGKSTLLSMLAKGASVDVIVIALIGERGREVREFIEHSLTEATRQRAVLVVATSDRPAMERAKAAFVATTIAEFFRDQGKQVLLLMDSVTRFARAQREIGLAAGEPPTRRGFPPSVFATLPKLLERAGPAAKGSITGLYTVLVEGDDLNEPVADETRSILDGHIILSRELAAANHYPAIDVLQSSSRVMNHIVSQDQQMAAGQIRQWMAKYKSAELLLKVGEYQQGTDLETDQAIDKWPAIQAFLQQPQHQLTSVEETFSQLIALAN from the coding sequence TTGAGCAGTCAGCGTTTGTTTGCAGAGCAATTCAGCGAAGGACTAAAGAAAACCATTGCCGAAGCCAGTCTAATCAAGACTCATGGCAAAGTGACCCATGTAACAGGCACAATTATTCGTGCCCATATGGCCAATGTGAAAGTTGGCGAGCTTTGCACCCTGTATTGCCCATCAACGAATCAGCGTCAATTAGCAGAAGTGGTTGGTTTTGAGCATCAGCAAGCCTTACTGACGCCACTTGGAGAACTAGCCGGTATTTCATCCAACACGCAAGTGATCGCCACAGGAAAAATGTTGGAAGTGGCAGTGGGAGATCATTTGCTGGGTCAGGTGCTAAATGGGCTTGGCCAGCCCCTGCAAACAGACACACTAAACCCCGCTACACAAGATAATACAAATGCTGTCTATTACCCTATATTAGCTGATGCTCCCGCGCCACTTGACCGACAGTTGATTAATACTCCTCTCAGTTTAGGCGTAAGAGCCCTTGATGGGCTCCTTACCTGTGGAGCGGGTCAACGCCTGGGAATTTTTGCCGCGGCTGGTGGAGGTAAAAGTACGTTACTGTCAATGCTAGCTAAAGGAGCCAGTGTTGATGTCATCGTTATTGCTTTAATTGGTGAACGGGGCCGAGAAGTTAGAGAGTTTATTGAGCATAGCTTAACCGAAGCGACCCGCCAACGAGCAGTACTAGTAGTAGCAACCTCTGACCGTCCAGCAATGGAACGAGCTAAAGCCGCTTTTGTGGCAACCACTATTGCTGAATTTTTTCGTGACCAAGGCAAACAAGTACTACTATTGATGGATTCTGTTACTCGGTTTGCCAGAGCCCAGCGAGAAATCGGCTTGGCTGCGGGAGAACCGCCCACCCGCCGCGGTTTTCCTCCATCTGTTTTTGCAACATTACCTAAATTATTAGAACGTGCTGGACCTGCCGCCAAAGGCTCAATTACTGGCTTATATACAGTACTTGTGGAAGGTGACGATTTGAACGAGCCAGTTGCCGATGAAACGCGCTCTATTTTAGATGGCCATATTATTTTATCGCGGGAACTTGCTGCTGCTAACCACTACCCTGCCATTGATGTCTTGCAAAGCAGCAGCCGGGTAATGAACCATATTGTCAGCCAAGACCAGCAAATGGCGGCTGGCCAAATAAGACAATGGATGGCTAAGTATAAGTCTGCTGAGTTATTACTCAAAGTAGGAGAATACCAGCAGGGTACCGACCTAGAAACAGACCAGGCTATTGATAAGTGGCCTGCTATCCAAGCATTTTTACAGCAACCACAACATCAGCTAACAAGTGTTGAAGAAACCTTTAGTCAACTAATCGCGTTGGCTAATTAA
- the sctO gene encoding type III secretion system stalk subunit SctO, translated as MDLSQLLVIKQQRQQQAALAVTQQQQQVDVYNQRLNHCQQQFNQYHQWRLEEEQRIWQEASTQVMKRFELDRLKIQISLLRDKENQLQEKITEAEQTLAEAEQTLSMLKTKRQQATQAEQRFEELIEQLQQTNDKVEQYKAEQEQEEVAELQQAFQS; from the coding sequence ATGGACTTATCTCAATTACTTGTTATAAAACAGCAACGACAACAGCAGGCTGCTTTGGCTGTTACGCAACAACAACAGCAGGTTGATGTTTATAACCAACGGCTTAATCATTGCCAGCAGCAATTTAACCAATACCACCAATGGCGCCTGGAAGAAGAACAGCGAATTTGGCAAGAGGCAAGCACTCAAGTGATGAAGCGGTTTGAGCTAGACCGTTTAAAAATTCAAATTTCGTTATTACGAGATAAAGAAAATCAATTACAGGAAAAAATAACTGAAGCAGAACAAACTCTTGCTGAAGCGGAACAAACCTTATCAATGCTAAAAACCAAGCGCCAACAAGCCACTCAAGCAGAGCAGCGCTTTGAAGAATTGATTGAGCAATTGCAACAAACTAATGATAAAGTTGAGCAATACAAAGCTGAGCAGGAACAAGAAGAAGTGGCTGAATTACAACAGGCTTTTCAGTCATGA
- a CDS encoding type III secretion HpaP family protein, translating to MKIDSSKSNRSTTSAENTRQRSSQVDKEHFEKQLNKQPKQSSRKDDLEKQPDTLSSLPNPFMLAASIKQTGPSHSSQVIAEVNQQLTELITEYRRQLSNQSTLQITLNHPLLNNTQLTLSLTNNQLQVAFATSEKQQYDLLNQASTQLKNQLAKRFGQVSVELGLSTDTTNQQGARPDYITKREEHE from the coding sequence ATGAAAATAGATAGCAGTAAATCCAATCGCTCAACAACCTCAGCGGAAAATACCCGACAGCGTTCAAGCCAAGTGGATAAAGAGCACTTTGAAAAGCAGTTAAATAAGCAACCCAAACAATCCAGTCGCAAAGATGACCTAGAAAAACAGCCCGACACTCTGAGCAGTCTGCCAAACCCGTTTATGCTAGCAGCTAGCATAAAACAAACAGGACCTAGCCATAGCAGCCAAGTCATTGCAGAAGTCAACCAGCAATTAACAGAACTTATTACTGAATATAGAAGACAGTTGTCGAATCAATCGACATTACAAATTACCCTGAACCACCCCCTGTTAAATAATACCCAATTAACCTTAAGCTTAACGAATAACCAGCTACAAGTTGCTTTTGCTACTTCAGAAAAACAACAGTATGACTTGCTCAACCAAGCATCGACCCAATTAAAAAACCAATTGGCTAAACGCTTTGGTCAAGTGTCAGTTGAACTTGGCTTATCCACAGACACGACGAATCAACAAGGTGCCAGGCCCGACTATATTACCAAGCGGGAGGAGCACGAGTGA
- the sctQ gene encoding type III secretion system cytoplasmic ring protein SctQ, with protein sequence MTTSTVELPSIDRHTATLYQLFSGKQQQFYFQYSTATHHDYSDQVAWLNSELSLTSSVIGIHHPISLQLAINDQPYQLTLCASQIVDWLPVKLALEQWRVMPETIQLGLIQSGLMQWVNQLHQIGVNLMIDPSTVQFDSAQWQHSATTGFLSTTDNLYLKVNCQESNQLNSINLYITAEPQALLDLLQQLPGGEPSSIALEYIQRSVHLQLGKTNLTKQLLSTITLGDILLFDECYFIEQRLKLLANQQPVAWLAYDGQQIMIEQMIHNSEQPSTDDLAMNSLDALPVTVSIEVGEVELTLAQLQALQPGQVLDLPSLNTQQVNIKANGKLIGTGALVNIANQLGLQVQSLAWQNQLANEGV encoded by the coding sequence GTGACAACCTCAACGGTCGAATTACCCAGCATAGATCGCCACACAGCAACACTGTACCAATTATTTTCAGGCAAGCAACAGCAGTTCTATTTTCAGTACAGCACAGCGACTCACCATGACTACTCCGATCAAGTCGCCTGGTTAAATAGTGAACTGTCTTTAACCAGTAGCGTTATAGGCATACATCACCCCATTAGCTTACAGCTCGCTATTAATGATCAACCTTATCAATTAACGCTTTGTGCCAGCCAAATTGTAGATTGGCTACCGGTTAAACTGGCACTAGAGCAATGGCGAGTCATGCCTGAAACCATTCAGCTAGGGTTAATTCAAAGCGGTTTAATGCAGTGGGTTAATCAGCTGCATCAGATAGGTGTGAACTTAATGATTGACCCAAGTACTGTTCAATTTGATAGCGCTCAATGGCAACACTCTGCAACAACTGGTTTTTTATCAACTACTGATAACCTTTATTTAAAAGTCAACTGCCAAGAAAGTAATCAGCTTAATTCCATTAATCTTTATATAACTGCTGAACCGCAAGCACTATTGGACTTGCTTCAACAATTACCAGGTGGCGAACCTTCCTCCATAGCCTTGGAGTATATCCAGCGATCAGTTCACTTACAGTTAGGTAAAACCAATTTAACTAAGCAGCTTCTGTCGACTATCACACTGGGTGATATTTTATTATTTGACGAGTGCTACTTTATTGAGCAACGCCTTAAACTGTTAGCTAATCAACAGCCTGTGGCCTGGCTTGCTTATGACGGACAACAAATCATGATTGAACAAATGATACATAACTCTGAACAGCCTTCAACCGATGACTTAGCGATGAATTCACTGGATGCATTACCCGTAACGGTTTCAATAGAAGTCGGTGAAGTAGAATTAACCCTAGCACAATTACAAGCACTGCAGCCCGGACAAGTGCTTGACCTACCGTCATTAAATACCCAACAAGTTAATATTAAAGCCAATGGCAAACTGATTGGCACCGGCGCTCTAGTCAATATCGCTAATCAACTAGGTTTGCAGGTGCAATCGTTAGCCTGGCAAAACCAGCTGGCAAACGAAGGAGTATAA
- the sctR gene encoding type III secretion system export apparatus subunit SctR: MTLPEPFTLVVVLGLVSLIPFIAVMATSFVKLAVVFSLLRNALGIQQIPPNMALYGLALILTLYIMAPVGFAIHDHFIENPINLEDKQAISKIVDSGLNPYREFLLEHSDESERTFFKDAAANLWPDNYSERLSEDSLLILMPAFTLSELTDAFKMGFLLYLPFIAIDLIISNILLAMGMMMVSPVTISLPFKLLLFVLLDGWTRLTHGLVLSY, from the coding sequence ATGACTTTACCTGAACCCTTTACGCTAGTCGTAGTATTAGGGCTTGTATCGCTTATTCCTTTTATTGCTGTTATGGCTACGTCATTTGTTAAGCTAGCAGTGGTATTTTCACTGTTACGAAATGCATTAGGTATCCAGCAAATTCCACCTAATATGGCGCTATATGGTTTAGCACTGATTTTAACCCTTTATATTATGGCGCCGGTTGGTTTTGCTATTCATGATCACTTTATTGAAAACCCAATCAATCTTGAGGACAAACAAGCTATCAGCAAAATTGTTGACAGTGGGTTAAATCCTTACCGAGAGTTTTTATTGGAACATAGTGACGAAAGCGAACGTACTTTTTTTAAAGATGCTGCAGCCAATTTATGGCCAGACAATTACAGTGAGCGACTCAGTGAAGATAGCCTATTAATTTTAATGCCAGCATTTACTCTATCAGAACTCACTGATGCATTTAAAATGGGATTTTTACTTTATTTACCCTTTATTGCCATCGACCTGATTATATCGAATATTTTGTTGGCAATGGGTATGATGATGGTTTCTCCTGTCACTATTTCATTACCATTTAAGTTATTGTTATTTGTGTTATTAGATGGCTGGACTCGGCTTACTCACGGTCTGGTATTATCTTATTAG
- the sctS gene encoding type III secretion system export apparatus subunit SctS has protein sequence MTEAEIVQYSAQALLLVLILSLPPIIAASLIGTLVSLIQALTQIQEQTLSFTLKLIAVIVTLFITARWLGIELYNYGLNIFDAMVNV, from the coding sequence ATGACCGAAGCAGAAATCGTTCAATATTCAGCCCAAGCTCTTTTATTAGTATTGATACTTTCTTTACCACCCATTATTGCTGCGTCATTAATAGGGACGTTGGTGAGCTTAATCCAAGCCCTCACCCAAATTCAAGAACAAACCCTATCATTTACGCTTAAACTGATTGCAGTTATTGTAACTTTATTTATTACTGCTCGCTGGTTGGGTATTGAGCTATATAATTATGGGCTAAATATATTTGATGCGATGGTTAATGTGTAA
- the sctT gene encoding type III secretion system export apparatus subunit SctT, whose product MNALAQLTDIQATVLSYALALPRLITFFTILPVFSKKSLGGGLIRNGVALSFALFVFPLMPDSEALATKPDYWLLSLLFKEVALGLLLGYCAAIPFWAIEAAGFFIDNQRGATLASVVNPSLGTQTSPLGLMLSQAIITLFFVGGAAFVCLKGLFLSYKLWPVGALLPAFTTDGVYFFLKQLDMIGYVAVLLAAPVIIGMFLSEFGLGLISRFAPQLNVFFLAMPIKSAVSQAILVVYLAILVSIASEQLINIDLVFDKLYSVIQ is encoded by the coding sequence ATGAATGCACTGGCCCAGCTAACCGATATTCAGGCAACCGTATTAAGCTATGCGCTCGCCCTGCCCCGGCTAATTACCTTTTTTACTATTTTGCCTGTTTTTAGTAAAAAGTCGTTGGGAGGCGGACTCATTCGTAACGGGGTTGCCTTAAGTTTTGCTTTGTTTGTTTTTCCATTAATGCCAGACTCTGAAGCCCTTGCAACAAAGCCTGATTATTGGCTACTTTCATTACTATTTAAAGAAGTCGCTCTCGGTTTACTATTAGGTTATTGTGCTGCAATCCCATTCTGGGCAATAGAGGCAGCCGGCTTTTTTATAGATAACCAACGGGGGGCCACATTAGCCAGTGTGGTTAACCCTAGTTTAGGTACCCAAACATCCCCCCTAGGCTTGATGCTTAGCCAGGCTATTATTACTTTGTTTTTTGTCGGTGGCGCAGCCTTTGTGTGCCTAAAAGGGTTGTTTTTGAGCTATAAGCTTTGGCCTGTAGGTGCATTATTACCTGCATTTACTACAGATGGCGTTTATTTTTTCCTAAAACAGCTAGATATGATAGGTTATGTAGCTGTGTTACTGGCTGCACCGGTGATAATAGGAATGTTTCTCAGCGAGTTTGGACTGGGTTTAATCAGCCGATTTGCCCCCCAACTCAATGTATTCTTTTTAGCGATGCCAATTAAAAGCGCTGTGTCTCAGGCAATTTTAGTGGTTTACCTTGCAATATTGGTTTCCATTGCCAGTGAGCAGTTAATAAACATCGATCTCGTGTTTGATAAGCTTTACTCCGTTATCCAATAA
- the sctU gene encoding type III secretion system export apparatus subunit SctU, protein MSEKTEKPTPKKIRDARKKGQVAKSKEIVSLALLVVIVLLFWLMSGYYLSHLTALINLPVKFLDAPWQLALSEVGKGILTESFYLLAPIFTVVFITGILSNNLQFGWLLSFTPIKPELKKINPIEGAKKIFAKKNLVEFLKSVIKILTLSIAIYWVIRANMQDLVKIVHCGVECSIPLLGALLLQLFIVVLVVFVILAVLDMVYEKHHHEKELKMSKDEVKREYKETEGNPEIKQQRKQIHKDLLASNIVDNVNNANLLVTNPTHFAVALYYKRGETDLPKVTAKGTDWLAQHMIKLAEEANVPVLRHVWLARQLSAKVGENEFVASELLAAVAEVIKWAEQIKETTEH, encoded by the coding sequence ATGAGCGAAAAAACAGAAAAGCCTACCCCCAAAAAAATTCGTGATGCACGAAAAAAAGGGCAAGTAGCCAAAAGTAAAGAAATCGTATCACTGGCACTGCTGGTTGTTATTGTGCTGCTATTCTGGCTAATGAGTGGCTATTATTTAAGCCATTTAACAGCACTTATCAACCTTCCTGTCAAGTTTCTCGATGCCCCCTGGCAGCTTGCACTGAGTGAAGTAGGCAAAGGTATTTTAACTGAGTCATTTTATTTGCTTGCCCCGATTTTTACAGTGGTCTTCATTACTGGTATATTATCTAACAACCTGCAATTTGGTTGGCTGCTGTCTTTTACCCCCATTAAGCCAGAACTTAAAAAAATTAATCCTATTGAAGGTGCCAAGAAAATTTTTGCCAAAAAAAATCTGGTAGAATTTTTAAAGTCAGTCATTAAAATTTTGACTTTAAGCATTGCTATTTACTGGGTCATTCGCGCCAACATGCAAGATTTAGTTAAAATTGTACATTGTGGCGTAGAGTGCAGCATTCCATTATTAGGCGCACTGTTACTCCAGTTATTTATTGTTGTATTGGTTGTTTTTGTCATACTGGCTGTGTTGGATATGGTGTATGAAAAGCATCACCATGAAAAAGAACTCAAAATGTCGAAAGATGAAGTTAAACGAGAATACAAAGAAACTGAAGGTAACCCAGAAATAAAACAACAAAGAAAGCAAATCCATAAAGATTTACTGGCTTCAAATATTGTCGATAATGTCAATAATGCCAATTTACTGGTGACCAACCCCACCCACTTCGCCGTTGCTTTATACTATAAACGTGGAGAAACAGACTTACCCAAAGTCACAGCCAAAGGAACCGACTGGCTAGCTCAACATATGATAAAACTTGCAGAAGAAGCTAATGTTCCTGTACTAAGACACGTCTGGTTAGCCCGTCAGTTATCAGCTAAAGTAGGCGAAAATGAGTTTGTTGCCAGTGAACTACTCGCCGCCGTTGCTGAAGTGATTAAATGGGCCGAACAAATTAAAGAAACTACCGAACATTAG
- a CDS encoding N(5)-(carboxyethyl)ornithine synthase codes for MSKLSLGVIGTSKKENERRVAIHPGHFSRLPEHILRQLIFEKGYGAPFGIADSEIANQTGGIASRQELLADLGTVIIAKPVLADLQALREGGLLWGYVHCTQQRAITQTAIDRKQTLIAFEDMYIWGPNGEVGRHTFYKNNEMAGYCAVLHALQLKGIDGHYGNRRKTIIFGFGAVSRGAIYALKAHGFRDITICIQRPDHEVREEILDCHYVRVCADKTGDERMLIVEHDGVERPLKSLIKESDIIINGTYQETDHPILYVTENESSYLKPGCLIIDVSCDEGMGFYFAKPTTFKNPILKIGMIDYYAVDHTPSYLWESASRSISAALIVYLPTVIEGYSSWQQSDTIRKAINIDKGVIQNSSILSFQNRQQQYPHATIDMLEH; via the coding sequence ATGAGTAAATTATCATTGGGAGTCATAGGGACTTCCAAAAAAGAAAATGAACGACGAGTAGCTATTCATCCAGGACATTTTTCACGCCTTCCTGAACACATTCTTCGTCAATTGATATTCGAAAAAGGCTATGGAGCACCCTTTGGTATTGCTGACTCAGAAATTGCTAATCAGACTGGGGGGATTGCGTCAAGGCAAGAGTTATTGGCTGATCTAGGTACAGTCATCATTGCGAAACCAGTACTCGCAGATTTACAAGCACTTCGTGAAGGTGGTCTTCTATGGGGGTATGTACATTGCACGCAACAACGAGCCATTACACAAACAGCAATTGATCGCAAGCAGACACTTATTGCGTTTGAAGATATGTACATTTGGGGCCCCAATGGTGAGGTTGGTCGTCATACCTTTTATAAGAATAATGAAATGGCAGGCTACTGCGCAGTCTTACATGCACTACAACTTAAAGGTATTGATGGGCATTACGGAAATAGGCGTAAAACAATTATTTTTGGTTTTGGTGCAGTTAGTCGCGGCGCTATCTATGCACTCAAAGCTCATGGGTTTAGAGATATTACTATCTGTATTCAACGCCCTGATCACGAGGTGCGTGAAGAAATACTCGATTGTCATTATGTCCGTGTTTGTGCAGACAAAACAGGTGACGAACGTATGCTGATAGTCGAGCATGATGGGGTTGAACGCCCGTTAAAGAGCTTGATCAAAGAATCAGATATAATTATAAACGGAACCTATCAAGAAACTGATCACCCTATTCTCTATGTGACTGAAAATGAAAGCTCATATCTCAAACCTGGCTGTCTTATTATTGATGTTAGCTGCGATGAAGGAATGGGGTTTTATTTTGCTAAGCCGACTACATTCAAAAATCCAATTCTTAAAATTGGTATGATAGATTATTATGCCGTTGATCATACACCAAGCTATTTATGGGAAAGCGCCTCTCGATCTATCTCGGCCGCTCTAATTGTTTATCTACCAACTGTGATAGAGGGCTATAGCAGCTGGCAGCAAAGTGACACTATCCGAAAGGCTATCAATATTGATAAAGGTGTTATTCAAAATTCCTCAATTCTATCGTTTCAAAATCGCCAGCAGCAGTATCCTCATGCAACCATCGACATGCTTGAGCACTAG
- the fusA gene encoding elongation factor G → MTYTTNDIRNIALIGHTGVGKTILTERLLYTAGAINTMGSISRGSTLSDFDEQEKAQGHSLYPAVCSLDYQNTHINLLDTPGFPDFSARAMSVLAAADAAALVINAAEGVEMVAERLMESAKHFKLCRMIIVNHIDSQQINYQELIEQIQSTFGEECLPLNLPVKNGEAVTDCYFSPDENQQTDFSSVEEAHNQLIDQVVEVDDQLMELYLEQGESLSPGQLHDPFEKALRENHLIPICFTSAETGAGIKELLQIFKQLMPSPLESNLPQFIKGEGEKVAPVKVVADSDKHVIAHVFKVAVDPYVGKLAMFRIHQGTIKPDTQLFIGDNRKAFKVSHLLKLQGKKSQEISKGIPGDICAVAKVNEIEYDNVLHDSHDEDHYHLIPIDLPPPMHGLAIEPVRRGDEQKLSDALHKIVAEDPTLVVEQRVAMNETVLRGQGELHLKIILEKMHQQMNVAVATRPPSIAYRETITQPAAGHSRHKKQTGGAGQFGEVFLKVEPLERGAGFEFVNQITGGVIPSQFIPAVEKGVKQVLEGGAIAGYPLQDVRVMVYDGKHHPVDSKEIAFVSAGKKAFLDAIDKAKPVILEPTVNLEITAPAQCMGDISGDIASFRGIISGTEALPGGKIKIKAQVTLREISDYQSRLKSLTGGEGFYSMTFSHYGVVPADLQQALIKEYHQHKEAS, encoded by the coding sequence ATGACATATACTACAAATGATATTAGAAATATTGCCCTTATTGGTCATACTGGGGTAGGTAAAACAATATTAACTGAGCGGTTATTGTACACCGCTGGTGCCATCAATACGATGGGGTCAATCAGTCGTGGCTCAACCCTTAGTGATTTTGATGAGCAAGAAAAAGCGCAGGGCCATTCACTTTACCCAGCAGTTTGTAGTCTTGATTATCAAAATACTCATATTAATTTATTAGATACCCCAGGATTTCCTGACTTTTCTGCTCGGGCGATGAGTGTGTTGGCTGCGGCTGATGCGGCTGCACTGGTGATTAATGCCGCTGAAGGGGTTGAAATGGTAGCTGAGCGATTAATGGAATCTGCTAAGCACTTTAAACTATGTAGGATGATTATTGTTAATCACATAGACAGTCAGCAGATAAATTACCAAGAACTTATCGAACAAATTCAATCAACATTTGGTGAAGAGTGTTTACCATTAAACTTACCTGTTAAGAATGGTGAGGCTGTAACTGATTGCTATTTCTCTCCTGATGAAAACCAGCAGACAGACTTTAGTTCAGTTGAGGAGGCACATAACCAATTGATTGATCAGGTTGTGGAAGTGGATGATCAATTAATGGAACTGTATTTAGAGCAAGGAGAGTCACTCAGCCCTGGTCAATTACATGACCCATTTGAAAAAGCATTACGAGAGAATCATCTTATCCCTATTTGTTTTACATCGGCTGAAACAGGAGCAGGTATTAAAGAATTATTGCAGATTTTTAAACAGTTAATGCCTAGTCCCCTCGAAAGTAATTTACCTCAATTTATTAAAGGAGAAGGGGAAAAAGTGGCACCGGTTAAGGTGGTTGCTGATTCTGATAAGCATGTGATTGCTCATGTGTTTAAGGTTGCTGTAGATCCTTATGTAGGAAAACTCGCGATGTTTCGTATTCATCAAGGTACCATTAAGCCTGATACCCAACTCTTTATCGGTGATAATAGAAAAGCATTTAAGGTATCTCACCTACTAAAACTACAAGGTAAAAAAAGCCAAGAAATCAGTAAGGGGATACCAGGCGATATTTGTGCAGTGGCAAAAGTGAATGAAATAGAATACGACAATGTATTACATGATTCTCATGATGAGGATCATTACCATTTAATACCTATTGATTTACCTCCTCCAATGCATGGTTTGGCGATAGAGCCGGTCAGAAGAGGTGATGAACAAAAGTTATCAGATGCTCTGCATAAAATTGTGGCAGAAGATCCAACGTTGGTTGTGGAGCAGCGAGTGGCTATGAATGAGACTGTACTTCGTGGGCAAGGGGAGCTTCATTTAAAAATAATATTAGAAAAAATGCATCAGCAAATGAATGTGGCAGTAGCAACCCGGCCTCCCAGTATTGCTTATCGGGAGACAATTACTCAGCCTGCCGCTGGCCATAGTCGACATAAAAAACAGACAGGTGGGGCAGGGCAGTTTGGTGAAGTTTTTCTTAAGGTTGAGCCGTTAGAACGGGGGGCAGGTTTTGAGTTTGTTAATCAAATTACCGGTGGCGTTATTCCCTCGCAATTTATTCCTGCTGTAGAAAAAGGAGTAAAGCAGGTATTGGAAGGTGGAGCCATTGCAGGTTATCCGCTTCAGGATGTCAGAGTGATGGTTTATGATGGTAAACATCATCCTGTTGATTCAAAAGAAATAGCCTTTGTTTCAGCTGGTAAAAAGGCTTTTTTAGACGCAATTGATAAAGCGAAACCTGTTATATTAGAACCAACAGTAAATTTGGAAATAACCGCGCCAGCACAATGTATGGGGGATATTTCAGGAGATATTGCTAGTTTTAGAGGAATTATTAGCGGTACTGAAGCGTTGCCTGGTGGAAAAATCAAAATTAAAGCGCAAGTGACGTTAAGGGAAATCAGTGATTATCAGTCCAGGTTAAAGTCATTAACAGGTGGAGAGGGTTTCTATTCAATGACATTCAGTCACTATGGAGTGGTGCCAGCTGACTTACAGCAAGCACTAATTAAAGAATATCATCAGCATAAAGAAGCCTCTTAG
- the sctL gene encoding type III secretion system stator protein SctL, producing the protein MFSITNLTQGDFQVAPGTKLIKREQYAKFLSAEQLIEHANQQAAGIVADAKILQQEEMEKGFNQGLAEAQQQQTVLINRTLLECAQFKSQLAAELVQVVLQSVKKIIADYDDIALVKACVAQALAQTTDCQQLSLLVAPAMLTSVKDRLDDIKEMAPDIQWNVLPDSSITGMGCKIETPIKVIDTTIDNQLTALEKAVNDWFVNADE; encoded by the coding sequence ATGTTTTCGATCACTAACTTAACACAAGGTGACTTTCAAGTAGCACCAGGAACTAAGTTAATCAAGCGGGAGCAGTATGCGAAGTTTTTGTCTGCAGAACAGCTGATTGAGCACGCGAATCAACAGGCTGCTGGTATTGTAGCAGACGCTAAAATATTGCAGCAGGAGGAAATGGAAAAGGGGTTTAACCAAGGTTTAGCAGAGGCTCAGCAGCAACAGACAGTATTAATTAATCGTACATTACTGGAATGTGCGCAATTTAAATCGCAGTTGGCGGCAGAGTTAGTTCAGGTTGTATTGCAGTCGGTTAAAAAAATTATCGCTGACTACGATGATATTGCGCTGGTAAAAGCGTGTGTTGCTCAAGCATTAGCACAAACTACTGACTGCCAACAGTTAAGTTTATTAGTGGCACCTGCCATGTTAACCAGTGTTAAAGATCGCTTAGATGATATTAAGGAGATGGCCCCTGATATTCAGTGGAATGTTTTGCCTGATAGCAGTATTACAGGAATGGGCTGTAAAATTGAGACACCTATTAAAGTTATTGACACAACCATTGATAATCAGCTAACTGCCCTGGAAAAGGCTGTTAATGATTGGTTTGTAAATGCTGATGAATAA